The sequence below is a genomic window from Cucumis melo cultivar AY chromosome 5, USDA_Cmelo_AY_1.0, whole genome shotgun sequence.
ATGGTGACCTCATTAATGAATGCTTCATATATCTGCATGGTTTCAGTTTGATACAACTTCACGTCTGTTGGAAAGCGTTGTCCTCTTGTAATGCAGCCTTGAGACATAGAAAAATCGATTTCTCccgctctctctctctctctcttttctgtCTAGAAATTTAGATCTTTGCGATTGatgaatattttgattcatCATGTTAATATGATCAATCATGTCGTGGTTAGATATTAAAACTAAAACATTCCTTGGATGTCAATATGCTGTTGAACTCGCTTTCAAATCCATATCCCGAATCTGAAGCAAGAATCTTGGTTTCTTTATCGTATTCATCACTTATCTTTGTTACCAACCGACAATCTCTGTATTGACCAACTACAACTACAACTGGCAACGAGAGTTTTAAATTCTTGATTCATATGGATTTGAAATGTATCACGTTTAAACTTTCAATATCTGTGCTCATCTCTTACCCTTTGtactaattttcaaaatttattgcGACAGGtagaggaaaacttgtatgcCCTGTTTGTCTAGGAACTGGTTTACCGAACAACAAAGGTCTCCTAAGAAGGCCCGATGCACGACAATTGCTCGATAAGATGTACAACGGTCGCTTATTACCAAATTACTGAACTTCATCTCTCCATGTCCATAGTTGGTAATAGATGTATAACTTGTTTCTAGTTGGTAGAAGTTACCTAATTGCGGCTTTTGTCATGGTTGCTTCACGACGGAGTTCAATGAGTGGAAAAACATAGCTATGGAGTTGGACGGCAATCTTGTTTACAGTCTCTAGTCGTCAAATGCATATTGTTTATACCAAAGAGAAAGcataatcaaattaatttcaacttatattataaatatgaaAGGCTGGTTATTGCAAatgaatagaaaaaacataGAAAAAATCGATACACTAAGAACTAATCTTGATGGATGTAAGTCAGACATGGGGAACCTGactacaaaaaaagaaaaaaccacaACTCTTGACATTTTGGGGTTGCGTAGCCGTAGAGAAAACAATCAATTCCTCAAGTTTATAATTACTATCCATTCTAGGTGTTGTTGCACTGCCTCCCGTAATGAATATAGAAGCTAAAGCCTTCCTTGAAAATGAAGCAGCAGATTTAAGTATACAATTCTCTGATATGATGCAATCTACTTCGAGTTTCGAGCATGAACTCCATATATCATGAAGATGAAGTAAAAAATATACTGGAGAAGGGAGTGACACGAATCCTGGACACTTATCACCGGCTGAAAGAGCTATTCCCCAGCATAAATTCCGACGAACCCCATTCTTGTACATTGATATAGATCACTTACCGTTCAATGCCACAACATTTAAGCAAAATCATAGTCGAAGTGAGCTCTCGATGCTTACGTTTTAGCAAGCATATGAACCTTGGGgtcaccctttttcttcttttcactTTGACCAAGTTGTTTATTGGCAGCCTGATCAGCCTTGGAGACAATTTTCGAGACAGTAAATCCAGCATCTTCAAAAAAGTTTGCTCGATCAGGAATGACAGAACTTCGTAAAACAATCTCGACCCCCTCGTAAGTCCATATGCTTAAGACTGCTTCACCTTTTAGACCAATGGAGAACCAACCCAGGCCAGCAGCAGCAGCATCTACACAACTTGAATCCCAACTAGTTCCACAAACACGAAACTCCTTTCTCACCCATTTTCCAAGTTCTGCTACTCGATCTTTGCCTATAGGTGGCTGAAGCAAAGCAAGAAACAATAAATATCCACAAATTGACCATCCTGTATGTTCATCATCAAACTAATTAGAGCAAACAATACCTGCAATTGAATCCCAAAATGGTCCTCTCGTATTTTGGTTGCATTTTCTGTTTTCCCCATGTGTAATGGAAGATAAGGAGATGCCCACACTGTAACATAGATTGTATCCACATTTGTTTCATCCACATCTAGCCTCATGAGACCAGCAACGTGAATTGTATGACCAACCTATCAAAAGCAACACCAAAATTATGAAATCTCTAACCACATTTCGTGCTGAAGATATTTGTCTATAGATCAAATTGGAAGTAGAAGTTTAATGCTCacaatttcaaaatcattatATAGTATTATACCATTTTGCTATTTAGCCGATCACAATTTCACAGCATAACAAAACTCAATAATCATATAATCTTTCGTTATGGTTTTTCACTTTGGTTATATCATATATCTTCGTAGTCTAGTAGTCAGTAGGAGCACATGACCTTGAAAAAGAGCTAAGAGGTCATGAATTCGATCTATAATGACCATATGTATAGGATTTAATATCCTAGAAAGTTCCTTTGACCTTCATTGTAGAATTATACAGATTAGTCGTGATGGATGTAACCTAACCGAAAGTAACAGCCTACCGCCTACCCATCCCAAAACCCAACCTTCTCCGAAACTAAAACTCAAAGAACGAGGGTTCAATGGTAATGAAGCAGCAATGAAGTTTCAGGCATGAGAAAGGATCATAAAAAAGATCAACTTCATTACCTTAATCCTGTAAGTCCTGGGCTTCAATTCCTTGCTGATGTGAACAAGTTTCTGCTCTTCCCTTGTCAATCTTGTAGTAATCTGATGAGGATTCAGAAGGCCAGGAGTATCAAACAATTTGGCTTGTTCAGGGAAAATTCCCTCCACTCTGATTATCCCCAAGGTTGTCCCAGGAACTGGTGCTTCAGTCAAATGCGTGACCTTCCCACCAACATGCTTTCCTATTGAATTAATCAACGTGCTTTTTCCAGCATTCTGTGCTCCAATTGCCCACACATTTCCTCTTGCCCCAGCCAACTCAATTACATCCTCCACCAAATTTTTTATCCCCCAATCTTTAATTGCACTCACCATATGCAAACTCGTTATCTTGTTGATTCCTCCCTCTCTCGCTCTCTGCCTCACCCAGCGCTCGAATGTCGTCGGTGATAAAGAACTAGGCAGCAAATCTGTTTTCGTCACCACAAGCACCACTCTTGGCACATTCCCTGATTTCCCCTGTTTCCAGGCGGCTGAATTATTCTCAATACTCGCCGATACCAAGTTCGCTACCTTTTTCGGGAATGACCCATCAAAATCTGCAGCATCAACGACGATTAGAACAACAGATCGGGTTCCCGTAGTCGACACCAATCTCCCACCGAGAGTATGTTTGAAATCAAAATCAGGCAGTAAATTCTCCACTGATGGATCCTTTACCTTCCCATAATGCCTTAACGAGTGGCATCGCGAACAAACGGTCGGCTTCTGGGGTTTCTCGATCACATCCTCTTCAGTCTTCTCCTTTTCAGGCTCAATTACGAGGCCCCTCTTGAGAAATTCAGAGCATTCGGATTCATCATCGACGGGGACGAGATGGGTAAGGCGACGATAACTAGAATCTTTCTTGGAGGGTTTGATGAAGAAGCCAGGGTGCTTGGGATTGGAGTCTTGCATATGAACTCCACAGCCAGGGCAGACGTGGGACAATCGGGAAGTGGTTTCGTCAAAGTTGCCATCGCGGGAGAGATTCAAAGCTTGTGGAGGAGTGGGTTTGGAAGAGAAAGAACAGAAAAGGGTGGAAGGAAGTGGGAAAAGGATTGATGGGTTTGAGCAGGTAGGTGAAGAAGACAAGTGGTAAATGAAACGAGGAGAAAGAAAGGATTTGAGGTTTGAAGCAGAAAGCTTTCGAGCAATCAACATTTTTCCTGTCTTTCCCTCTCTTCTTCACTTcatagggtttagggtttatgcTGATGGAGGCATTAGACACTGCTGAAACGACGTCGTAACTTCTCCAAGTACCATTTATTTTAAACTGTTTTGATAAACTACGGTTTACAATATACTTTAAAAGCTATTTAAAGATTggttatttttcaaattaaacacAATATAAAAGAATTTGTAAATATACAAAAAACTTAGTTTCAATTTTCATAATCGTGATAGAGCATATTGCTAAGTTGTTTGTAGATAGACTATTATTAAGGTTCATCAATTTCATATCTACAATTAGGAAGTTAACATGTTAGAATTAGGAAATTTGTAGTTGAAGAGCAGAATTAAAAGAGAAGGCGAAGAAccataaatttaaaaacttcAATAACGTTCACTGTTAAAATTGTCCAACGCCTTTTCATATTATTCAAGTTCTATGCATAATATGCTGAGTTGTTTTACATTTGGCATTGCATTACTCTGAAAATGGGTTGGCTTTTATagttagtttttctttttctatcatGCTATTTTGATAATTgggtaaaaaaataaattatagagaaaagaaaatgaagcaAAAGAGTAGGTGATGAAGAAATATGAGGTTCTAACAAAGGCTGAATATTGTAGGAGGCCGAGGCATGTACAAAGGTCACAATGTCACATATAGTACAAGTTTTGAGTTTGATAGATGAATATTTCATTTGTTGTCACCTCACTCTCCATATTCGTCCTGTAACCTTTAACTTCAGTTCCATCCCCTCATTTCCAGAGCAAAATAATGCCAATTTCCTCTGAATAATTAGTCCATCATGACTGTCTCGAACCTTCCGATGGCTATCGCGAATACTTCTTGGAATGCCTTGCCAGATGAGTTTTCTTCCATTTCCACCAACTTCAAGACTGTATGAAAATTGTTTTGCTTCGTTGTCGTCACCCATGAACCGGAGGAATGCCATGTAAACGGGTGCTGTTCCTAGGCGAAATGCTTCAAAGTGCAAACAGAATTGTCGTCCAAAGCAGTTGAAAACCTGAATTGGATCAAATGAGAAATCAGGAGGATGTTCATTACATGAAATTGCTTTTTCTTTGCTTTCATTATTCCTAAGAATCTGAAATAAAGACACAAAGGACAGAGAGACATCTTACAGTTAGCATCCATGTAGCATTTTCAACTTCTTGGGGATTGGATTTGACATATCTATGACTGAAAGAGCATCCATCATGCATATCGACCTCGTGATCATCCTTGAGATGCATGACGAGGGATGGAATGTCACCAGTTACATGACATTCACCTCCAGCGTAAGGGCAGTTGTACGGCCGATATTTACAATTCTTCTCATGTTTGAGCTTGCTGTAGTATGGGAACATGTCAATGCAACCTAGGTTTTGGTACACACAAGGAAGCTCGAGCGACTCGGCCACCTTTTCCAGTGCTAGGCACCTTATGTTCCCAAGCTCATGCCGACAGGTAGGGCAGCAATTCTGAACCCTTGCCTTGCAGCTTGAACAAAGAGTGTGGCCATTTGCACACTGAACCATAAAGTTAAGTTAGCTGTTATGCATTGGACTTGCCTCAAATGTAACAACTCAGTCATGATGCAATTCAACGCTTAAACAAAATTGCTAGCCTTCCATTTGAACAGAAATTGAAGTAAAATAGAGGCCTTTTGATACTCTGTCGAAAGCTATTAGCAGGGACAAAAGGATTACTCAATTATGGATTAGGGTTCTATGCCTTCAACTAAATTAAATTCTTTTGTGTTCTGCTTATTGGATGGATTTATTTATCTATGAAACGATTTTTTCAGAATAATCAATGTTGTATGTTTTGAAAGTCATCACAATTAGAATATGATACCTGGTAAATTGGAGGATGCATTAAATTCATGCAAACAGTACAATCAAGTAGCTCGTGTACATCATTACGACTCCTAGCAAAGCCACCAGTTGAAGCTTTCCTGAAAGTGACACCTTTGAACTCAGGACGAGAAGTTGCTGGTTGAGAATCTATCGATGTAAGGTGCAACTCGGTCACTTCTTTGCAGAAGCTGGCTGCAGAAGAAGCATGTTCTTCCCTTGACTTCTGTTGCTGATACATCCCCTTCTCTCTGAATTCTATTATGGTACTCATACAATCATCTCTGagatttaattaaaaaagaagaagtgtCATTACTGGAGGGAATTGTTTGAAGAACTCATAAATTGGTTCCATAGAAACTTATGAGAAGCAAGCATTTCAAAACTTGTTCCCTGGACCAATCAATTTAGTAGGATGATCATATCAGCTATGTGGAGTCCATTTAAACTTCACATTCAAtgatatttattttcaaatgtgCAATGCAAATAggataataatagaaaaaaacaTTCAAAACATGGATCTCCTAAATCACAAATCAAGGACAATAACTGTGTTCATTTATTACATACCTAAATGAATTTCACATCCAGAAATCATGAGCAATGAGAAGCAAGATGCAATTTGAAAGCATTGCATGCGCAAGAAGTAAAATCAATTAAGTTTAAGATCATTAAATCCTTCTCTTATAATACATACCATAGACAGGACGGAACCTGTTGGAAATGGAAGCTATGAGGAAGAATCTTCAAGGTTCTTTAAATTGAGAACTCATGTATGCATTAAAATTTACAACAACATGACAGTTACAATTGGATGGAATCATTGTTTGCTTGCACAACAGAAAAAGTGCGTTTAAGAGTGAGAAAATAAAAGCTATATCATTAATTGGCACAAgtacaagcagcaagaaaacaAAACCCAACAGAAGCAccaaatttttttcctttctcttttcctctttaTTGAGTTTGGCATCTGTGCTGCGATAAGAATCTATAAACAGAAAAGTAAAATACaagaaaaccaaaagaaaacaacaaataaTCTATTAATGGAACGAGTATTAAATCATCTCTGTTTAAAACTAGAAGCCAGCATTTTTCCCATCTAAACCACTTCAGTTAAGAATCAAGAAGGAAAAACAACAGAAAAATTCACCATGGTTTCAAAATCATTGAACAGGCAAAAACATAACCAGAATGCAGCA
It includes:
- the LOC103491566 gene encoding GTP-binding protein BRASSINAZOLE INSENSITIVE PALE GREEN 2, chloroplastic isoform X1, with translation MLIARKLSASNLKSFLSPRFIYHLSSSPTCSNPSILFPLPSTLFCSFSSKPTPPQALNLSRDGNFDETTSRLSHVCPGCGVHMQDSNPKHPGFFIKPSKKDSSYRRLTHLVPVDDESECSEFLKRGLVIEPEKEKTEEDVIEKPQKPTVCSRCHSLRHYGKVKDPSVENLLPDFDFKHTLGGRLVSTTGTRSVVLIVVDAADFDGSFPKKVANLVSASIENNSAAWKQGKSGNVPRVVLVVTKTDLLPSSLSPTTFERWVRQRAREGGINKITSLHMVSAIKDWGIKNLVEDVIELAGARGNVWAIGAQNAGKSTLINSIGKHVGGKVTHLTEAPVPGTTLGIIRVEGIFPEQAKLFDTPGLLNPHQITTRLTREEQKLVHISKELKPRTYRIKVGHTIHVAGLMRLDVDETNVDTIYVTVWASPYLPLHMGKTENATKIREDHFGIQLQPPIGKDRVAELGKWVRKEFRVCGTSWDSSCVDAAAAGLGWFSIGLKGEAVLSIWTYEGVEIVLRSSVIPDRANFFEDAGFTVSKIVSKADQAANKQLGQSEKKKKGDPKVHMLAKT
- the LOC103491566 gene encoding GTP-binding protein BRASSINAZOLE INSENSITIVE PALE GREEN 2, chloroplastic isoform X2 — translated: MPLVKALWEDFDGSFPKKVANLVSASIENNSAAWKQGKSGNVPRVVLVVTKTDLLPSSLSPTTFERWVRQRAREGGINKITSLHMVSAIKDWGIKNLVEDVIELAGARGNVWAIGAQNAGKSTLINSIGKHVGGKVTHLTEAPVPGTTLGIIRVEGIFPEQAKLFDTPGLLNPHQITTRLTREEQKLVHISKELKPRTYRIKVGHTIHVAGLMRLDVDETNVDTIYVTVWASPYLPLHMGKTENATKIREDHFGIQLQPPIGKDRVAELGKWVRKEFRVCGTSWDSSCVDAAAAGLGWFSIGLKGEAVLSIWTYEGVEIVLRSSVIPDRANFFEDAGFTVSKIVSKADQAANKQLGQSEKKKKGDPKVHMLAKT
- the LOC103491565 gene encoding E3 ubiquitin-protein ligase SINAT2, with the translated sequence MSTIIEFREKGMYQQQKSREEHASSAASFCKEVTELHLTSIDSQPATSRPEFKGVTFRKASTGGFARSRNDVHELLDCTVCMNLMHPPIYQCANGHTLCSSCKARVQNCCPTCRHELGNIRCLALEKVAESLELPCVYQNLGCIDMFPYYSKLKHEKNCKYRPYNCPYAGGECHVTGDIPSLVMHLKDDHEVDMHDGCSFSHRYVKSNPQEVENATWMLTVFNCFGRQFCLHFEAFRLGTAPVYMAFLRFMGDDNEAKQFSYSLEVGGNGRKLIWQGIPRSIRDSHRKVRDSHDGLIIQRKLALFCSGNEGMELKLKVTGRIWRVR